DNA from Streptomyces rishiriensis:
GAGGGCCCCCTCGGGGCTCTGGTGCGACAGGGAGAACGCGCCGAGGTAGGCGCCGTCGCGGTCCAGCGCGGCCAGGTTCTCCAGGACCAGGGAGTGGTTCACCCCGTGGTGGGCGTCCACGCCGAAGCCGAGACAGGCCACCAGCCGGTGCGGGACGTCGTCGAGAGCGTGCACGGCGGCCAGGCTGGCCATGTCCTCCTCGGGCGTGCCCAGCCCGTGCTCGTCGCCGCGCATCAGGATGTCCGTCCCGCCGTCCACCAGGACGACGGCGTCCACCCCGCCCAGGTGGTCGACGAGCGCCCGGTAGGCGGCTCGAAGGGGTTCCACCCCGGTGCGCGGGAAGGCGTACACCGTGGCGGGCAGGTCGTGCCGGTCGAGCCAGCGGGCCAGGGTGCGCTCGGGGAAGTAGTCGCCGCGGGTGGGGACGCCGGGATGGACGGCCGCGACGTCCGGCTGGAGCCAGACCTCCGAGGGCAGTCCGTACAGGTCGGCGAAGGACAGGTTGGCCAGATGGACCTCCTTGCCCGCCGAGCGCAGGGCGAGCGCCAGCGGCAGCCCCGCGTACACGTCGAAACCGCCGCCCGCACCGGCGACGAGCACCCGGCGCGCGTCGCGCAGCCGGGTGAAGAGGGGAGGCTCGTGAAGGGAGAACACCCCGGGACGCTAACAGGAGTCGATCACGCGGCCCAACTTGTTTCCGCCAACCGCCTTGCGCCATGGGCGAGTTGGGTTCGGTCGCCGGTCCTGGCCGGTGCAGGCCGACATGGCGACCGAACCCCGGGCGAGGCTAGGCGCCGCTCTCCCGCAGCATGTCCTCACGCTCGACGATCTTCACGCGCTCGCGGCCCTGCGGCTCGCCCAGCGCCTTCTCGGCGGCGTCCAGCTTGTACCAGCCCTCCCAGGTGGTGAAGCGGACGTCGCGCTCGGCGAGGAAGGTCTCCACGGCCGCCGGCTCGGGCGAGGCGGGCGTGTGCAGACGGCCCGCCGCGTGGTCGGCCAGCAGGTTCGACACCGTCTCGTTGGCGTCGCCCTTGGTGTGGCCGATCAGGCCGACCGGGCCGCGGCGGATCCAGCCGGTGACGTACGTCGACTGGAGGTGCTCGCCGGACTCCTGTATGACGCGGCCGCCCTCGTCCGGGACCGTGCCCGAGTCGAGGTCCCAGGGCAGCTTCGGGAGCTTGTCGGAGAGGTAGCCGACGGCGCGGTAGACCGCCGTGACGTCCCAGTCCTTGAACTCGCCGGTGACCTTGACGTTGCCGGTGCCGTCGAGGGCGGTGCGCTCGGTGCGCAGGCCGACGACCTTGCCGTCCTCGCCGAGGATCTCGGCCGGCGACTCGAAGAAGTGCAGGAACAGCTTGTGGGGGCGGTTCCCGACGTCGCGGATCGCCCAGTTCTCCAGCGTCTTGGCGACCATGTCGGCCTGCTTGTTGCCGCGCCGCGTCGCGATCGAGCCGTCGTCGTAGTCGATGTCCTCGGGGTCGACGATGACCTCGATGGTGGGCGAGTGGTCCAGCTCGCGCAGCTCCATCGGGGAGAACTTCGCCTGCGCCGGGCCACGGCGGCCGAAGACGTGGATCTCCAGCGCCTTGTTGGCCTTGAGTCCCTCGTAGACGTTGGCCGGGATCTCCGTCGGGAGCAGCTCGTCCGCCGTCTTGGCCAGGACGCGGGCCACGTCGAGGGCGACGTTGCCGACGCCGAGGACCGCGACCTTCTCGGCCTCGAGCGGCCAGCTGCGCGGCACGTCCGGGTGGCCGTCGTACCAGGAGACGAAGTCCGCGGCGCCGTAGGAGCCGTCGAGCTCGATGCCGGGGATCGACATGTCGCGGTCGGCCGTCGCGCCGGTCGAGAAGATCACCGCGTCGTAGAAGGCGCGCAGGTCGTCCAGGCTGATGTCGGTGGGGTAGTCGACGTTGCCGAAGAGGCGGATCTGCGGCTTGTCGAGGACCTGGTGCAGGGCGTTCACGATGCCCTTGATGCGAGGGTGGTCCGGGGCGACGCCGTAGCGGATCAGGCCGAACGGGGCCGGCATGCGCTCGAAGAGGTCGATGGAGACACCCGGGTCGGCGGCCACATCGGACTTGAGCAGCGCGTCGGCGGCGTAGATCCCGGCGGGGCCGGCTCCGACAATGGCTACCCGCAGGGGGCGGGGCATGATCAGGTTCCCTTCGAGTGGCGACAGATCGACTCGGGGGAAGCCTAAACTAAGGCAAACCTTACCCGGTACGTGGGTCCGGTCTATGGACTCATAAGCATCATTTATGAGTGCGGGAGCGGCCGACTCGCCTCAGGGCAGCGGCTGTTCGGCCCAGATGACCTTGCCCTTGGCGGTGTAGCGGGTGCCCCAGCGTTCCGTCAGCTGCGCCACGAGGAACAGCCCGCGGCCGCCCTCGTCGGTCATGGCCGCGTACCGAAGGTGCGGTGAGGTGCTGCTGCTGTCCGCGACCTCGCAGATCAGCGTGCGGTCGCGCAGCAGCCGGACGCGCACCGGGGCGCTGCCGTAGCGGATGGCGTTGGTGACCAGTTCGCTCAGGATCAGTTCCGTCGTGAAGGACAGCTCCTCCAGGTCCCAGCGCGCCAGCTGGCGCACCACGGCCCCCCGCACCTCGCCGACCGCCGCCGGGTCCATCGGCACGTCCCACTCGGCGACCCGGTCGGCGCCCAGCGCCCGGGTGCGCGCGACGATCAGCGCGATGTCGTCGTCGGGCCGAGGCGGCAGAAGGGCGTCCAGGACGCTTTGGCAGGTCCCCTCCGGCGGACTGTCGGCGCCCCGCTCCAGGGCGGTGCGCAGCAGCTCCAGACCGGTGTCGATGTCCCGTTCCCGGTCCTCGACCAGCCCGTCGGTGTACAGGACCAGCGAGCTGCCCTCGGCCAGCTCCAGCTCGACCGTCTCGAACGGCAGCCCGCCCAGCCCGAGCGGGAGACCGGCGGGCACCTCGAGGTACTCGACCCGGCCGTCGGGGTGCACCAGCGCCGGCGGTGGATGGCCGGCCCGGGCGATCGTGCAGCGCCGGGAGACCGGGTCGTAGATGGCGTACAGACAGGTCGCCCCGGTGACGGGCGCGTCGGTGCCGTCGTCGGCGCCCGCCTCGTCCTGGTCGATCCGGGCCACCAGCTCGTCCAGCAGTCCGAGGAGTTCCTCCGGGGCCAGGTCCAGGGCGGAGAAGGTGTGCACCGCGGTCCGCAGCCGGCCCATGGTGGCCGCCGCGTGCAGTCCGTGACCCACCACGTCACCGACGACGAGGGCGACCCGGGCGCCGGACAGGGGCAGCACGTCGAACCAGTCGCCGCCCACGCCGGCCTGCGCCGGCAGGTAGCGGTAGGCGATGTCGAGGGCGTTCTGTTCGGGCAGGGTGCGCGGCAGCAGACTGCGCTGGAGGGTGACCGCCATGCCGTGCTCGCGGGTGAACCGGCGCGCGTTGTCGATGGAGATCGCGGCCCGCGCCACCAGCTCCTCCGCGAGCACCACCTCGTCCGGGTCGAACGGATCGGGCCGTTCCGAACGCCAGAAACTGACCACGCCCAGGATCAGCGACCCGGCCCGCACGGGCACGGTGATCAGTGAGTGGATGCCGAACTCCACCACCTGCTCGGTCCGCTCGAGGTCCTGGGCGCGCCAGCCCGGCGACCGGGCGAGACGGGCCTCCAGCACCGCCCGGCTCTCGCCGAGACTGCGGGCCTGCGGCGCGGAGTCCACGAAACGGATCCGCTCGCCCACCGCGTACAGCGGCGCGCCCTTGCGGATCGCGCTCACCGCCGTGCGCCGCAGCGCGCCCCGGGGCCCCGGCTCCTCGCCCTCCAGTACGGCGTCGAACAGGTCCACGGTCGCGAAGTCCGCGAACCTCGGCACGGCGAGTTCCGTCAGCTCCTCGGCGGTCCGGGCGACGTCCAGGCTGGTCCCGATGGCCACGCCCGCCGCGTACAGCATGTCGAGGCGCTCGCGCGCCGCATCGGCACGGCCCGACAGGGCGCGCAGCTCCGTGGAGTCGCGCAGGGTGGCGACGCTGCCGGCCGGTCCGCCCGCCAGGTCGGTGGGCCGCTGGTTGATCGCCAGCAGCCGCTCCCCGACCAGGTGCACCTCGTCGGTGACCATCCGCCCGGAGGCCAGCAGTTCGGCCGTGTCCCGGTCGAGGTCCAGATCCAGGACCTGCCGTCGTTCGGCGTCCGGGGGCAGGTCGAGCAGGCGCTGCGCCTCGTCGTTGGCGAGCAGCAGATCGCCCTCGCCGCCGACGATGATCACGCCTTCGCGCACGGAGTGCAGGACCGCGTCGTGGTGCTCGTACATCCGGGTCATCTCGCGCGGCCCCAGCCCGTGGGTCTGACGCAGCAGACGCCGGCTGACCAGCGCCGTGCTCGCCGTGGCCAGGGCGAGGGCGACCGCCGCGCTGCCGAGGACGAGCGGCAGCTGACGGTCGGCGTTGCCGCCGACGTGCGCGGTGGTGATGCCGGACGACACCAGGCCGACCACGGTCCCGTCGGCCGTCTTCACCGGCACCACGGCCTGGACCAGCCGGCCGATGGTCCCGTCGACCTCCTCCACCACGACCCCGCCGTCCAGCGCCGGCTGGATGTTCCCGACGAACTTCTTGCCGATGCGGTCCGGTTTGGGATGCGTGTAGCGGATGCCCTCGGTGTTCATGACGACGAGGAAGTCCATGTCGGACGCCTTGCGGGCGGCCTCGGCCTTGGGCTGCAGCGCGGCCGTGGGACGGGGCGTGTCGAGCGCCGCGACGATGCCGGGCGAGTTGGCGAAGGTCTGCGCGACCGCGAGCGAGCGGTTACGGGCCTCCTGCGTGGTGTCGTGACGCACCTGGAGCAGCAGCGCCACCACGGCGGCCACGACCAGCAGCAGCACGATGACCACTTGGAGGACGAACACCTGTGCGGCGAGACTGCGCCCGCCCAGGGCGGACTCGGGCGTGCGCCGGACCCGCAGGCCCCGGGGACGACGGGCCGGCCGGGCATCCGAGCGCCCCAGGAGTCGGACCATGTGCCATGTCTACACTGCCGGGCCGCGCGAGGCGAGAGGCGTCACGCTCGGTCACGGCCCGTGTCCCGCCCGCTTGCCGTGGGTGACCTCCGCCGCCTGCCGGGTGGCCAGCAGCAGCGCGATGTCGTCCGCCCGGTCCGCGGCCTGCCGGGCCGTCGCGGTGAGCCGGTCGGCGACGTCCGCGAGGGAACGGCCGGGGGCGCCGTCCGCCGCGAGTCCGTCGGCGTCGGCCGGCCGACGCGGGTCCCCTGCCCCGGCCAGGGCCCGGCGCAGCGTCGCGATGCCGTCGTCGATGTCGTGACCGGGCCGCTCGACCAGCCCGTCCGTGTAGAGGGCGAGGATCGCGCCCGGCTCCAGCCGCAGTTCCGTCACCGGGTAGTGGGCGCGCGGATCCACGCCGAGCACCACGCCGCCGGCCAGTTCCACGACCTCGGTTCGGCCGTCGGGGTGGCGCAGCAACGGCGGCAGGTGCCCGGCACGGGCCGCCCGGGCCAGCCCGGTGGCCGGGTCGAGCCGGACGTAGCAGCAACTGGCGAACTGGCCGGGGTCAAGGTCGATGAGGAGGTGGTTCGTGCCGCCCATGACCTCTTCGGGCGGCCGGTCGCCCAGCGCGAACGCCCGCACCGCGCTGCGCAGCTGTCCCATGGTGGCCGCCGCCTGCACGCCGTGCCCCTGCACGTCCCCGATGACCAGGGCCAGCCCGTCCCCGGCCCCCACGACGTCGTACCAGTCGCCGCCCACGTCCATGCCCTCGGTGCCCGGCAGATAGCGCCCCGCGGTCTCCACGCGCGCGTGCTGCGACAGCCGCCGGGGGAGGAGGGCCTGCTGGAGCCCTCGGGCGAGGGCGGCCTCCGTGTCGTAGCGCTGGGCCTTCTCCATGGCGTGGGCGATCAGGCCGGCGAGCGCGGTCAGCACCGTGCGTTCCTCGGAGCCGAAGCTGCGGGAGCGGTCGAAGCCGAGGATGCACGAGCCGACCGGGCGGCCCGAGGCGATCAGCGGGAGGAAGGCGCGGGCGCCCTCCGACGCGTCCAGGTCGATCCCCGGATAGGCCTCCGCCAGCTGCTGCATGGAGTCGAAGAAGAGCGGGCGGCCCGTGGTGAGGGTCTCCACGCCGGGCAGCCGGGTGTCCAGTCCCACCCCTTCGAAGGGCGCCAGGAAGCCCTCCGGGAAGCCGGACTCCCAGGCCAGATACAGGTGCCGTTCCTGGAGCAGGTAGATGGCGAGCCGACGGCCGCCGAACGCGGGCAGCAACTCCTGCATCACCACCGCCGACACCTGACGGGCGGTCACCGCCTCCGTCAGCGCGATGGCCAGGACGATGGGCCGGTAGAGGCCGGCGGCCGAGGCGGTGGTGTCGGGCGCGGCGGAGTCGCTCTCCGGGGGCCCGGGAGCCGTCTCGTCCGGCACACGGTTCGCCGGCACCGCCTTGCAGGTGACGAGATCCGCGCCCGGGTACAGGGACACGCGCAGCCAGTCGCCCTCGTACGGCCGGGGGACGGAGGAGGGGTCGGCGGTGACGGGAAGCCGCACATGGAAGTGCGCGGGCTCGGGCGTCAGCAGGGCGCCGCGCAGATGCTCCTCGCAGGTCGGCTGGTTCAGCCACGGCACGGCCTCCCACAGCGACCGGCCGACCAGCCGGTCCCGCGGCACGCCCAGCAGATGCCCGGCCCGCGCGTTGGCGTAGACGACGAGCCCCAGCCGGTCGAGACAGAACACCCCCTCAGGAAGAAGGTCCGCGGCTCCGTCGGCGAGGGCGCCGGGGCCCGGATCGAGGAGGACGCCGGCGATGGGACGGAGCGCGGCGGAGGACCCGGCGGGGTCGTCGTCCGGCGGGCTCGACACGCCCGTGGCGTCCCACAGCTCGAGGAGCCGCAGCCCGCCCTCGGTGGTGCGCACCTGGAGCGGCAGCGGCGGCGGCCGGCCCCGCGCCGTGCGGTGCAGCAGGCCCGGCAGCGTGTGGGCGTCCGTCGGGTCGACGGCCCGGGCCAGGGCGTCCAGCGTGCCAGGGAACGCGTCGGGGGGCAGCCCGAGCAGGGTGCGTGCCTGTTCGTCGAGCGTGACGACGTCGGTCGCCGGGTCCCACGAGAACCGCCCGACGCGCCCCGGGGCCGGTCCGGCGGCGGGCGGCCGTACGCACAGCGGCTCCTCGTCCCAGGCGACGTCCTGGCCGTCGGCCTCCAGCCGCGCCAGGGCCGCTCCCAGGGTGTCGGCCACCGTCGTCAGCCGCTCACGCTCGGCCTGCACCTCGGCCGCGTCGGCCGCCGCCGGGCGCAGGACGGCCAGCACCCCGAAGGACCGCCCGTCCGCCACGACGGGCACATAGAGCGAACCGAACTGGAAGGGCAGCCCCGCCGCGAGCTGCGCGTAGTGACGCATCATCTCGGTGGCGTTCGCCAGCACCACCGGCACACCTGTCCGGTGCACGTCGGCCACCGGGAACGGCCGGTCCATGTGCACCCGCCACCAGGGGCGGAACAGCGCACCGGGCAGTCCCGAGAGGACGGCGAGGCGCAGCAGCCGGGACGTGGCCGAGCACAGGTACACGCCGGCCGTACGGCCGCCCGTCGCCCGCAGCGCGTCCGCCACGGCCCAGGTCAGCAGCGCGGGCGGTGGCCCGGACGGCTTCCGCTCGTTTCCGGCGCTCCCAGTCATTCGGCCCTACCTCGTCCGTGCGCCGCCGCTTGGGCGACACAGCAAGGATGCGCCACACCCGGCCGGATGTGCATCCGCGCGACCTCGGAGAGAACGGGGCCCGGCGGGGTAACCGGCACGCCATGAGCGAGATTCTGGTGGGCGCCTGCTCCTGGACGGACCGGGCCCTGGTGTCCAGCGGCTGGTATCCGACCGGGCGGCGGGACGCGGAGGGACGGTTACGCCACTATGCCGAACGCTTCCCGGTCGTCGAGGTCGACGCGTCCTACTACGCGCTGCCCGGCGAGCGCAACGGCCGGCTGTGGGCGGAGCGCACCCCCGACGGCTTCGTGTTCGACGTGAAGGCCTTCTCCCTGCTGACCGGGCATCCCACCCGGTCGGCGGTGCTGCCGCCCGGTCTGCCCGCCGACGTCCGTGGTCCGAAGGCCCTGGACGAGGTGTGGCGCAGGTTCACGGACGGGATCCGGCCGTTGCGGGAGGCGGGACGGCTGGGCGCCGTCCTCTTCCAGTTCCCGCCGTGGTTCCGTCCCGGCGAACGGGCCCACGCGTTCCTCGCCCAGTGCGCCGAGCGCACCGCCGGGTGGCCGGTCTGCGTCGAGTTCCGGCACCCCGACTGGTGGCGGGGCGAGCGGGAGCACACGACCGCCGACCTGCTCCGGTCGTACGGCTTCGCCACGGTCGCCGTCGACATGGAGCAGTCCCTGCCGTCCGCCGTGCCTCCCGTCACGCCCGTCACCTGCGGGCGTCTGGCGGTCGTCCGCCTGCACGGCCGCAGCCGGGCCTGGGGAAGCGGCAGCAAGGAGGACCGCTTCCGGCACGAGTACACGGACGGCGAGCTCCGCGAATGGATACCGAGGGTGCACGCGCTGGCCCGCCGGGCCCAACGGGTGCACGTGCTGTTCAACACCTGCTGCGGCGCCTCCGCCGTACGCGCCGCCGAACGCATGCGCGCTCTGCTCGGCCACTGACCGGTCGGGCCCGCCCGGGCCTTCCGTCCGCGGATCGGGGCAGCGGCGGACCCGGCCGGTCAGCCGGCGGCTGTCGTGCGCAGGGTGCTCTTGGCCAGTTCGTACGCCGGGAGCATCGCCTCGTGCTCCGACGTGTCCATGCCGCCCAGATGCAGGACGACCGGACCCTCGGGCGTGGTGACGGCGAGAGCGTGCTCCTTCTTCGTCTCCTCGAGGAGTTCGCTCGTGGTGACGTACTCCACCTCGGCGCCGGTGATCGCGCCCGCCTTCACCGTGCTGTACCGCGCGTCGCTCGCCCCCCGCTCGGCGGCCACGAAGTCCTCCAGCACCGCACGCGCGTCGGTGTCGCCCGGCTCACCGGTCCACACCCGCAGGAACCCGATCTTCCCCGCGGGCTTGGCGTCGACCTCGCAGGCCATGGTGACCGGGCCCTGACGCAGGAAGGCGTCGGCGAGGTCGGCCAGGTCGCCGGTGGCGGCGGTCGCCTCCTCGGAGTCGACGGCCTCGGCCTTCCAGAACTCCGCGATGTCGAAGGTGACGGGAAGTTCGCAGGCGGACCCGGAGGCCCCGATGGACCCGCCCCGCCGCGCGACCTTGGCGGTCGCCGTCGCCGATGCCCCCGACGCCTTCGACGCGGCGTCCGGGGCGGCCTCCTTCGCCGCGCATCCCGTCATCAGCCCCGTCACAAGAGCCGCCAGCGCCAGCGTCCGCCCCACGTTTCCCACGGTCCCCGCCCCACAACGCACTGCTGTGTCTCCTCTCGCGCCGGCGCGATACCGGCGGAGCACTGTAACCGAGGAGGTCAGGGCCCCCGCCACTGAGATTCGCCCCGGGGCGGCCGGCGCGGGAATGTCCCGGCCCCGTCCCCTGTTGTACCGCGTGACTGACATGCACCGATCAGTGGGTGCGCGTCGGTGTGAGAGGAGATACCCATGGCCCGCAGTACAGCGCGCCCCGTCATCACCCTGAGGTCCACCGCCGGTACCGGTGTCACCTATGCGACGCGCAAGAACCGTCGCAACGACGCCGACCGGCTGGTCCTGCGCAAGTACGACCCCGTCGCCGGACGGCACGTCTCCTTCCGGGAGGCGCGATGAGGGCGGCGCCGGCCCGGCAGGGCTGAGCGGCGCCGCCCCTGGACAGCAGAGCGGTCGGGGTCCCGGGAAGGGACCCCGGCCGCTCTCTCGCGCGGACGAGTGACCTTCCGTCATATTCACGCCGCGCTGGGAACCCATAGCGGCATGAGCAAGACCGCGCTGATTGTCATCGACATGATCAACACCTACGACCACCCGGACGCCGACCTGCTCCTGCCCTCGGCCCGCAAGGTGATCCCGGTGGCCGCCGGTCTCCTCGACCGGGCCCGCCGCGCCGGCGAACCCGTCGTCTACGTCAACGACAACTTCGGCCAGTGGCGCTCCCACCACGGTGAACTCCTCGACAGAGCCCTCGCCGGTCCGTACGCCTCGCTCGTCGAACCGCTGGTGCCCGACGAGGACTCGCTCTTCGTCGTCAAGGCACGGCACTCGATCTTCTTCGAGACCCCGCTGTCCTACCTGCTCCAGCAGGAGGGCATCGACCACCTCGTCCTGTGCGGACAGGTCACCGAGCAGTGCGTCCTGTACTCGGCCCTCGACGCCCACATCCGCCACTTCGACGTGACCGTCCCCCGGGACGCCGTCGCCCACATCCACGCCGATCTCGCGAACGCGGCGCTGGTGATGATGGAGCGCAACATGGGGGCGCGAGTCGTCGACAGCGGGGACCTGTGGACCTGAACGACCTGACACGGCAAGTCGTCCGACGTGCGGTCGGCCGGCGGCCGTACCCGCTCTCCTAGTCCGTCCCGGCCGGGTGGCGACCGGGCCGTTTCCCGCCGGGCACGGGCCCCCGCTTCCGCCTTCCGCTGCTCACCAAGGGGCACATCACATGGCCGAGTTGACCCGTCGCCGACTCCTGGGCTCGACCGCGGGGGCGCTGGGCGCCGCCGCCGCGCTCTCCCTCCTCCCGCCGAGTGTGCAGAAGGCGGTCGCGGCCGGGCCGTCCCGCCGTGGCTCACTCGCCGACGTCGAACACGTCGTCCTGCTGATGCAGGAGAACCGCTCCTTCGACCACTACTTCGGTACCCTGTCCGGCGTGCGCGGTTTCGCCGACCCCGACGCGCTCACCCTCGACACCGGACGCTCCGTCTTCTACCAGCCCGACGCCGGGAACCCCGCGGGCTACCTGCTGCCCTTCCACCTCGACACCCATACCTCCAGCGCCCAGGCCATCCCGTCCACGAGCCACGCGTGGTCGGTGCAGCA
Protein-coding regions in this window:
- a CDS encoding lipoprotein, producing MGNVGRTLALAALVTGLMTGCAAKEAAPDAASKASGASATATAKVARRGGSIGASGSACELPVTFDIAEFWKAEAVDSEEATAATGDLADLADAFLRQGPVTMACEVDAKPAGKIGFLRVWTGEPGDTDARAVLEDFVAAERGASDARYSTVKAGAITGAEVEYVTTSELLEETKKEHALAVTTPEGPVVLHLGGMDTSEHEAMLPAYELAKSTLRTTAAG
- a CDS encoding SpoIIE family protein phosphatase/ATP-binding protein, with translation MVRLLGRSDARPARRPRGLRVRRTPESALGGRSLAAQVFVLQVVIVLLLVVAAVVALLLQVRHDTTQEARNRSLAVAQTFANSPGIVAALDTPRPTAALQPKAEAARKASDMDFLVVMNTEGIRYTHPKPDRIGKKFVGNIQPALDGGVVVEEVDGTIGRLVQAVVPVKTADGTVVGLVSSGITTAHVGGNADRQLPLVLGSAAVALALATASTALVSRRLLRQTHGLGPREMTRMYEHHDAVLHSVREGVIIVGGEGDLLLANDEAQRLLDLPPDAERRQVLDLDLDRDTAELLASGRMVTDEVHLVGERLLAINQRPTDLAGGPAGSVATLRDSTELRALSGRADAARERLDMLYAAGVAIGTSLDVARTAEELTELAVPRFADFATVDLFDAVLEGEEPGPRGALRRTAVSAIRKGAPLYAVGERIRFVDSAPQARSLGESRAVLEARLARSPGWRAQDLERTEQVVEFGIHSLITVPVRAGSLILGVVSFWRSERPDPFDPDEVVLAEELVARAAISIDNARRFTREHGMAVTLQRSLLPRTLPEQNALDIAYRYLPAQAGVGGDWFDVLPLSGARVALVVGDVVGHGLHAAATMGRLRTAVHTFSALDLAPEELLGLLDELVARIDQDEAGADDGTDAPVTGATCLYAIYDPVSRRCTIARAGHPPPALVHPDGRVEYLEVPAGLPLGLGGLPFETVELELAEGSSLVLYTDGLVEDRERDIDTGLELLRTALERGADSPPEGTCQSVLDALLPPRPDDDIALIVARTRALGADRVAEWDVPMDPAAVGEVRGAVVRQLARWDLEELSFTTELILSELVTNAIRYGSAPVRVRLLRDRTLICEVADSSSTSPHLRYAAMTDEGGRGLFLVAQLTERWGTRYTAKGKVIWAEQPLP
- a CDS encoding DUF72 domain-containing protein, which encodes MSEILVGACSWTDRALVSSGWYPTGRRDAEGRLRHYAERFPVVEVDASYYALPGERNGRLWAERTPDGFVFDVKAFSLLTGHPTRSAVLPPGLPADVRGPKALDEVWRRFTDGIRPLREAGRLGAVLFQFPPWFRPGERAHAFLAQCAERTAGWPVCVEFRHPDWWRGEREHTTADLLRSYGFATVAVDMEQSLPSAVPPVTPVTCGRLAVVRLHGRSRAWGSGSKEDRFRHEYTDGELREWIPRVHALARRAQRVHVLFNTCCGASAVRAAERMRALLGH
- a CDS encoding DUF1152 domain-containing protein, which produces MFSLHEPPLFTRLRDARRVLVAGAGGGFDVYAGLPLALALRSAGKEVHLANLSFADLYGLPSEVWLQPDVAAVHPGVPTRGDYFPERTLARWLDRHDLPATVYAFPRTGVEPLRAAYRALVDHLGGVDAVVLVDGGTDILMRGDEHGLGTPEEDMASLAAVHALDDVPHRLVACLGFGVDAHHGVNHSLVLENLAALDRDGAYLGAFSLSHQSPEGALYLDAVADAQAHTPGHPSIVNGSVAAAVRGAFGDVRFTERTKGSELFVNPLMALYFCVDAPGLARRNLYLDRLADTVLMRQISSRIEEFRDGLPLLRQPRAFPH
- a CDS encoding SpoIIE family protein phosphatase, whose amino-acid sequence is MTGSAGNERKPSGPPPALLTWAVADALRATGGRTAGVYLCSATSRLLRLAVLSGLPGALFRPWWRVHMDRPFPVADVHRTGVPVVLANATEMMRHYAQLAAGLPFQFGSLYVPVVADGRSFGVLAVLRPAAADAAEVQAERERLTTVADTLGAALARLEADGQDVAWDEEPLCVRPPAAGPAPGRVGRFSWDPATDVVTLDEQARTLLGLPPDAFPGTLDALARAVDPTDAHTLPGLLHRTARGRPPPLPLQVRTTEGGLRLLELWDATGVSSPPDDDPAGSSAALRPIAGVLLDPGPGALADGAADLLPEGVFCLDRLGLVVYANARAGHLLGVPRDRLVGRSLWEAVPWLNQPTCEEHLRGALLTPEPAHFHVRLPVTADPSSVPRPYEGDWLRVSLYPGADLVTCKAVPANRVPDETAPGPPESDSAAPDTTASAAGLYRPIVLAIALTEAVTARQVSAVVMQELLPAFGGRRLAIYLLQERHLYLAWESGFPEGFLAPFEGVGLDTRLPGVETLTTGRPLFFDSMQQLAEAYPGIDLDASEGARAFLPLIASGRPVGSCILGFDRSRSFGSEERTVLTALAGLIAHAMEKAQRYDTEAALARGLQQALLPRRLSQHARVETAGRYLPGTEGMDVGGDWYDVVGAGDGLALVIGDVQGHGVQAAATMGQLRSAVRAFALGDRPPEEVMGGTNHLLIDLDPGQFASCCYVRLDPATGLARAARAGHLPPLLRHPDGRTEVVELAGGVVLGVDPRAHYPVTELRLEPGAILALYTDGLVERPGHDIDDGIATLRRALAGAGDPRRPADADGLAADGAPGRSLADVADRLTATARQAADRADDIALLLATRQAAEVTHGKRAGHGP
- a CDS encoding FAD-dependent oxidoreductase → MPRPLRVAIVGAGPAGIYAADALLKSDVAADPGVSIDLFERMPAPFGLIRYGVAPDHPRIKGIVNALHQVLDKPQIRLFGNVDYPTDISLDDLRAFYDAVIFSTGATADRDMSIPGIELDGSYGAADFVSWYDGHPDVPRSWPLEAEKVAVLGVGNVALDVARVLAKTADELLPTEIPANVYEGLKANKALEIHVFGRRGPAQAKFSPMELRELDHSPTIEVIVDPEDIDYDDGSIATRRGNKQADMVAKTLENWAIRDVGNRPHKLFLHFFESPAEILGEDGKVVGLRTERTALDGTGNVKVTGEFKDWDVTAVYRAVGYLSDKLPKLPWDLDSGTVPDEGGRVIQESGEHLQSTYVTGWIRRGPVGLIGHTKGDANETVSNLLADHAAGRLHTPASPEPAAVETFLAERDVRFTTWEGWYKLDAAEKALGEPQGRERVKIVEREDMLRESGA
- the rpmG gene encoding 50S ribosomal protein L33, yielding MARSTARPVITLRSTAGTGVTYATRKNRRNDADRLVLRKYDPVAGRHVSFREAR
- a CDS encoding cysteine hydrolase family protein, which codes for MSKTALIVIDMINTYDHPDADLLLPSARKVIPVAAGLLDRARRAGEPVVYVNDNFGQWRSHHGELLDRALAGPYASLVEPLVPDEDSLFVVKARHSIFFETPLSYLLQQEGIDHLVLCGQVTEQCVLYSALDAHIRHFDVTVPRDAVAHIHADLANAALVMMERNMGARVVDSGDLWT